DNA from Hwangdonia lutea:
TTTGGTTAAAACCACCCGAAATTATGTAGACAGCGGATTGCATTATACCTATTGGTCGTCTCCCGTAACGAATAACGACATTACAACGGTATTTCCTAATCCTGACGATGGTAGACGATTCTTTTATGACGGCTCTAATTTTTTAGATGAACACACTGTGGGCACTACCAATAACACACCCGATGATATTGATGACGATGGCAACGATTGGCAAGTGGCAACGGGCGCTATGACACCGGGCTTAGGATACGCCGTAACCGCTATTGCACCGCCTTTGTTACCTTTTCCATTTCCGTATAACGACTCTGCAACGTTTACCGGGGTTTTTAACACCGGAGATATTGAGGTGACCATTTATAGAAATGATAACGAATTGATGGATAGCAATTGGAATCTGGTAGGAAACCCCTATCCGTCGGCCATTAATTTGGACGATTTTTTAGACTTAAACACTTACGATTTTTCAACCAATCCCACAGGAACTATTGGTGGTACGGTTTATTTATGGACACATATGAGTACCGCATCTGGGGCAAACCCAGGAAATCAAGTGAATAATTTTAGTCAAGATGATTATGCCACAGTGAATAAATCCGGTGGAACAGCAGCCGTTAATGGTGGCGAAACTCCAAATAAATACATTCCTTCGGGGCAAGGTTTTTTTGTAACATTTGCCAATAATGCACCCACAACGGGTGGCACATTACCGGTTTTAAGCAATACAGTTAAGTTTAACAACGACATGCGCGTTACCGGAAATAACGACCAATTTTTTAAGACTTCAAATTCTAAAAACAAGCCAAACAACACCAATAGATTGTGGGTGAATTTAACGTCTGATAACGGTGTGTTTAATCAAGTTTTAGTAGCCTATATCGATTCTGCCACCAGTGCTTATGATGGTGAGGTTTTTGATGCGCCTAAAAACACATCCTCTGGTGCCCCGGCCATTTTATATACTCTTATAGACAGTTCAAATAAAAAATTCGTGATTCAAGGTAAGTCGCCCAATGATTTGGATGAGCATGAAATTGTCAACTTAGGATTTAAAACAACCATTGATGTTGCCACGCTCTATACCTTATCTGCACAATTGGAAGGCGATTACCTAAACAATAATACCGTGTATTTAAAGGACAATTTACTTGCTAAAACCCATAATTTAACAGCTTCGGATTACAGCTTTACCTCCGATACCGGTGAATTTAACGACCGTTTTCAAATTGTGTTTAGCAATAAAACCTTAGCTACCAACGACATCAGTGAAAACGAAAATAGCCTGCGAATTACCGCATTGGATAACGACCGTGTAAACTTTAAAGCATCAAACCATTTCAATATTAATACGGTTCGTATTTACGACCTTTTAGGGCGTCCGCTTTATAATTTAAAAGGCGCAAACAGCTCTGAAACCTATCAGCTTTCAAAGCTTAAAAACACGGTTTATATTGCCAAGGTGGAATTATCGACCGGCGCGATAATTACTAAAAAAGTTATTAAAAGATAATTTTATTACCCGTTGTGCATTTTGGCAAAATTCTGTCAATTCGAGTGAATTTTACGATTGAAATGAGTAAAATTTGAATCGAGAATAAGAATTTTTGAACCATAAATGGGTTCTCGATACAATTTTTCGTTCCTCAAAATCACTCGAATTGACATTTGAAATTATTTTCATTCAAAATGCACAACGGGTTTTTATTGTCATTTCGAATCATACTTCTTTGTTTGAAGCTGTAACCATAGTGTTTTGGGTTTTTAGTTTTAATTAGAAAGATTGCCACGTCGTCCCGATAGTTATCGGAACTCCTCGCAATGGCGTTACAAACTATACTTTAAAGCCAAAATAAAGTTTCTGCCCGCCGCAGCAATACCCGACGAATAGGTTTTATAGCGTTTATCGGTTATGTTCTCTAAACTTGCCGTAAGTGTTGTTGACTTTGTTAATTGGTATTGCGTTCTCACATTTAATGTGCTCCACGAAGGGGCGTACGGATTGCCGTTTTCATCAATGGCGTAAATATAATCCTTCCCAATTTCGGAAGGTGCCAATTGATTAAAGGCCAACTCGTTGTTGTAATTGGCAAATACATCAATTTTTAAATCTTTATAATTCCAAATTAAGTGTGTGTTTCCAAAGCTAGGTGCTACATGGCGAATGGGGACTTCAATCTTTTCTTTTTCTTCGGTGCCTCCCGTAACACTGTATTGCGAGGTTAGTTTTAGGCTTTTGGTAACATTTATATCCAAGCCCACTTCGAAGCCATAAATCCATGCTTTTGAGGCATTTTGAATGGCCTGCACTTGGCTTAGTTCGCCATCGTACATAATTTGTGTTTCGCCGTTTAAGTTATAGTGACGGCGTACCAAGGCATTATCCAAATAGGTGTAATAGGTGCTCATATCCAAAATAAAATCGTCGCTAAAGCTCAGTTTTAAACCCAATTCGCCACCATAGGCATATTCTGGTTTTAGGTTTTCGTTGGGCACGACCACCGATCCGGGTTCGGAATCGAACACTTTACCAATATCGTCAATATTAGGTGCTCTAAACGCCGATGAGGCATTGAGTTTCCATTGCAAAATATTGTTGGGCGACCAGCTGATACCTGCCGTTCCCGTAAAGGCGCCTGCCTTATTTTCTGAGGACTCAAAAGGCAAATTCAAATAGGCATTATTGGCTTTAAAATTGGCTTTTGAAACAATATGGTTGAAACGTATACCCGATTGGAAAACAAACTTTGGGTTGGGTTTGTATTTAATGCTGGAATAAATAGCTGCCGATTGCCAACTTGCACCGTTGGGATATCTGGACACAGTTGGAAAGCTTGTGCCATTGTTGATATTTTCTTCCTTTCCGTGAGACATCACCTGGTTGTAAACATACTCCAGCCCATAAAAAAACTGTATTTTTGAACCTAGGTTTTTTTCAAAATCCAAATTAAATGAAAAGGCATCAACGGCTTCTTCCCTTATATTTCTGGTATCCGATTGAAAGTCTCTATCTTTTCTGCTTTCCTGAAAATTTTGGTATGCCAAGGTCGCCTTAATTTTATTATATAAACTAGAGCGGCTACTTAATTTGGTAGCTTGAAAATTAGACATAAACCATTGCTGTGGCCCGTAATGCCATTCGGCCGAACGTAAAGCACCCTGTTTGTATCGAATCAGTCGATCGTAACGCGGTATATCAGAGGTTGTGGTGTAATGCAAACCTAAATCGAAACTTAAATTGTCAATCGGTTGGTAATGTGCTTTTTGCATCACATTTATTTGATTGTATCCCGAATATCTTTGTTTTAAAGGGTTGTTGTTCTCAATAATAACATCGCCGTTATTAGTTGCCAATGCAAATTCCGGCCTTAAATAATTATTGGGGCCATGGCTTCCCATCCTTAAATCGTTAAAATCCGTATAACTAACGCTAGTTAAAAAGGCCCATTTTTTGTAGCCTAAATTAAAATCGAAATGGCCTGTTTTTTCTTCATTTGCCGTGGCGTATCGTACCACCGCATTGGTTTTAAACAATAGGCTATCGGTATTTGATAGTTTGGGTTTTAGGGTATAAAAACTCATAACACCGCCAATAGCATCGCTACCATAAATAACGGAACCTGAGCCTAAAGTGACTTCGGTATTTTGAATAGCAAAAGGATCAATCGCAATAACGTTATGCAAATTTCCGCCTCTAAAAATAGCGTTATTCATTCTTACGCCATCCACCGAAATCAACAATCTATTGGTTGAAAACCCACGAATCATTGGGCTTCCACCTCCTAATTGACTTTTTTGAATATAGACTTGCCCTGTATTTCCCAACACATCGGCACTGGTTTGCGGGTTTGTAAATTGGATGTTTTTTGAATTTAGACTTATAATTTTCTGTGGAATGTCTTTTTTGTTTTGTTCAAACTTTGAAGCCGAAATAACGATTTCTTCCAACCCGTGCATATTGGCATCTAAATACACAATATTAAAAGGATTGATTTGAGATTTTGTAAGCGCTTTTAAAATATGGGACAAGTGCTGAAAATAAATGGTTTCGGTATCTGAAAAGGCATCTAAATTTGCTTCACCTTCTAAATTTGTAATAACACTTTTTGTTTTATCGCTATTGTAAATGGCAACGCCTAAAACCGGTTCTTCAGTAAGTTTA
Protein-coding regions in this window:
- a CDS encoding T9SS type A sorting domain-containing protein, with amino-acid sequence MNGIPYFKRLALLIVFVISAFSYGQCGTETATWNGSTWIWTGGITAGTVPTIGNALLTVITGNYTTNATNGSFSACNLTILGTLNIANGYYIEIEDAVTVDGGDINVSEQGAFIQNGVNLLAGTFITINSGSASLVKTTRNYVDSGLHYTYWSSPVTNNDITTVFPNPDDGRRFFYDGSNFLDEHTVGTTNNTPDDIDDDGNDWQVATGAMTPGLGYAVTAIAPPLLPFPFPYNDSATFTGVFNTGDIEVTIYRNDNELMDSNWNLVGNPYPSAINLDDFLDLNTYDFSTNPTGTIGGTVYLWTHMSTASGANPGNQVNNFSQDDYATVNKSGGTAAVNGGETPNKYIPSGQGFFVTFANNAPTTGGTLPVLSNTVKFNNDMRVTGNNDQFFKTSNSKNKPNNTNRLWVNLTSDNGVFNQVLVAYIDSATSAYDGEVFDAPKNTSSGAPAILYTLIDSSNKKFVIQGKSPNDLDEHEIVNLGFKTTIDVATLYTLSAQLEGDYLNNNTVYLKDNLLAKTHNLTASDYSFTSDTGEFNDRFQIVFSNKTLATNDISENENSLRITALDNDRVNFKASNHFNINTVRIYDLLGRPLYNLKGANSSETYQLSKLKNTVYIAKVELSTGAIITKKVIKR
- a CDS encoding TonB-dependent receptor plug domain-containing protein, whose product is MPFRYIIFLLFFVSQSVVAQQVKVLNKLTEEPVLGVAIYNSDKTKSVITNLEGEANLDAFSDTETIYFQHLSHILKALTKSQINPFNIVYLDANMHGLEEIVISASKFEQNKKDIPQKIISLNSKNIQFTNPQTSADVLGNTGQVYIQKSQLGGGSPMIRGFSTNRLLISVDGVRMNNAIFRGGNLHNVIAIDPFAIQNTEVTLGSGSVIYGSDAIGGVMSFYTLKPKLSNTDSLLFKTNAVVRYATANEEKTGHFDFNLGYKKWAFLTSVSYTDFNDLRMGSHGPNNYLRPEFALATNNGDVIIENNNPLKQRYSGYNQINVMQKAHYQPIDNLSFDLGLHYTTTSDIPRYDRLIRYKQGALRSAEWHYGPQQWFMSNFQATKLSSRSSLYNKIKATLAYQNFQESRKDRDFQSDTRNIREEAVDAFSFNLDFEKNLGSKIQFFYGLEYVYNQVMSHGKEENINNGTSFPTVSRYPNGASWQSAAIYSSIKYKPNPKFVFQSGIRFNHIVSKANFKANNAYLNLPFESSENKAGAFTGTAGISWSPNNILQWKLNASSAFRAPNIDDIGKVFDSEPGSVVVPNENLKPEYAYGGELGLKLSFSDDFILDMSTYYTYLDNALVRRHYNLNGETQIMYDGELSQVQAIQNASKAWIYGFEVGLDINVTKSLKLTSQYSVTGGTEEKEKIEVPIRHVAPSFGNTHLIWNYKDLKIDVFANYNNELAFNQLAPSEIGKDYIYAIDENGNPYAPSWSTLNVRTQYQLTKSTTLTASLENITDKRYKTYSSGIAAAGRNFILALKYSL